A region of the Aethina tumida isolate Nest 87 chromosome 3, icAetTumi1.1, whole genome shotgun sequence genome:
TTGaaacttttctttttaaagattctgacaaattaataaaattgaaaaaccaAAATTCTGTAgagtatttcaaatattaaatagcaaatttaaatttgcattaaatatttacataattgatttttttacccttataatattaaaagggGAGACACAttgctgaatatttttacGAAACGTTCTGATTTGTTGCTCTAACTCAAACTACAATTAAGCTTTGTCGGTGAAATTTTATGccctgtattttaaaataaaaaacaatatatttttataaaattttattattaattatataaaatatacaaaacatatttataaataatcacatacatatttaacaaTCAGTCTATACAACGTCTTAGACGTATACAATAAAATCCATCAAAACTCATCTCGTTCCTTTAAAACAATCTGAATTCATAGTTAAAACAGTGGGAATAGCACAATATTCACTCCTTAAACTAACCCTGCTGTTAATTTTCTGTTGtgtactataaaataaaacgaccAAAGCTGCAGTGGAAATTAACGAAACACCCAGAATACCCAACATGTAAACAATCACCAATTGTACAACAGGTAAAATGTGACAAGTCCAGTTTATAATCTGGTAAACAATATCTGGAAACTCGCCAGTGGTTAATTCCAACCAAAACAACGGAACGTGCAAACCGTTAAAAGGTCGAGTTCTAGAGTTCAGTCTTGTTTGTCCTACGTCTAAATTAATCTGTAGCCTTAAGTGCCCTTCCAAAGGAACCCCCAGAATAGGATGGACCTGTGCGATGCTGTCGTGTAATTCCACGTCAGGTTTTAAACCGTTGACTTGCTCCAGAAGCATCGGATCGGAGTTGAGGAAGTGCGGAGGCGACATCGTTATAGGAATACCATAATAGCAAGGCGACAAATGTCCCAAACCCTTAGGGAGACAACGTCCTTTAACACAGTAACAGGCATTTTCCGGATTTTCCTCTGGAGTGGCTAGGAAGTCGCTAGAAATCCGAAAGTTGTAAGCGTCGAAGCCCTGATTACTTTTACCCCGTCCACTGTAGACTAACGGCACGGGTCTGCAGAAGGCATTCCTGAAGATCTTGATGGTGGTATTTTCGGGCATGAAACTAGGCAGGATGGTTCCTTCAAACGCTCCGGCGATGAGCTGGCAAGGCTTATTATCGGGCACGGTTTCATTGTCGACGGGGTCCACCCAACCCCAATGCCTCAAACCGGGAGAACCGTTCCACTCCACTATGTGGTACGGCCTCATTTTATCCTCTTCGGACAGAAATTCATGCGGGTGGGGATCTAATTCCGGAAACGTGCTTATTTTCACCGTATTGCCATTGTCCACGCTCAGCAGCTGTAAccgtaaaattttagatttgtcTGAGGGGCGGGTTCGTCGGTGTACTCACTCTGTCTAAGATGCCGAACTTGTCGAAGTCGATCCAGGACGGGATAAATTCGTTGGCCAGCTCGACTAGACGATCCTCGTAGCCCCACAGATATTCGTcgattgttatatttaaaaacgagGGAGACCCCAAAGTTGCCACCAAAGAACTGAATCCGAAATTCGTAAAAATCGACGCGTCATTTAGAAAAGCTTGTATACCCTGAAATAAggttgtaaacaaattaagtAAACAAAACGTCATGtgataaaaaactaaactaataaaagATAAAGTGAATACTGctgtacattaataattaacaagacAATCACCATTTACAACGATAATAAAAgcaattgcaaatttaaacatgCATATTTACTCACCAACAGCGGTATGTTAGGCGAAACAATTCTATCAACTAGTGGATCACCCACAGAGCGAACACGATCCAGCACAATCTTTCGCCTTGGATAAAACGTAATGGTACCATCCGAATGGAACGTTGCGTTTTCATTAGTCAAAATTTCCCTGTAATTTgacaataagtaaataattcgaAATTTTGCGTTCAGCATTTAATTACTTGTAATAATACGGGCCTACTTCCGTAAAATTGAGTTTGGGATCTTCACCTGATAGGAACTGTTCCGAATTTGTCACGTTGAAAATGTGGACTTTAATTAGCACTTCGTAAGGTGGATTGgaccacaatttaaaaaatatgttaccttgttttagttttaaagtctgcaaatttaatgttcattaatttaatgtgctaaaatataaatggattATTATTGCACCTTTTTCATGATCATGTGAAGTGGATTGTGTACAAACGTGAACCACGAGCAACCTAACAGTAGTACTCCTAATAGTGTCAGCCATATAACACCTGAAAAACAAAGTTATATTGCAAACTTTCGATATTAAGCAACATTAAATAGcaacaattataattcagaCGTTCACCATCTCATCAGGCAAAAATGCATAAACGAAACTCTGTACTTAAAACATTAGAGATTTCTAATATTGCAATAGTTGAGAGTTTGATgtcaaaatatcaatttgCGAATTTATGCAAATACGCACattgcaataatttatttttaaaatgattcgctatctttttgtaaaaagtaaactttgataattttgtttttccaaatatattttttttgatatacaaataaaatataaattatccacACGCATTTATCATTGAAAttgccaaattaaaaaattgataaaatgcgGGTTTGCGCAAATGCTCCTAATTATAGAAGTTACGtcaaaaatgtctttaaatttttcttataatagtTCAATTATTTACATGTTCGTCAAGATAAAGGTcgtcatttttttatcaaacacTTTGTTGTTCGACCTATGACACTTAATTTTTGACTAAGTGTGAAcataatcttattttaatttaggcacgaaattatttgttgactagccaatttgtttactttttaagccttttaattattactagaCGCCTTTAATGTGAAAACGCAATATTAACGataattcattcaattaaaccaACAATGATGAcctttaattgaaaaacttaattattgacattaaaaattatcataagtGTTAATGAACtagtaaatagtttttatttactgtGTTCGCTTGTAGAGCTATAAAAGATATATTGATTGTACAGATCAAtaacaatattgtaaattaaaaccatTACTTTatctttacataataaataatccgaaaataaaaatgtacaaacgaATAAATCTCAATTAAAAACGATACGCGGAcaaggaataaaaataatcgagGGTTCTTGTTTACATGTAAATTAACCTGTTTAAGTTTGAATTAAGGAAACGTTTTACCATATTCTTTAACATCACAGCTTGATGCAGTTCTTGCACCTTGACCAATATACTTGAAATTGACCGTCAACCAGTTAAAGGTACAGTTATCCACAATGggtttttttattgaacatttgTACCAAACGGAGAAAGTGTTATTGTTAATgatataattgtattaatgcATTTGTTCAccatttcaaacatttaaaatattataaattattattaaactatattaaattgaaataaaaatatagctgTATGTAAtttgtgataattaaaaaaaatatttttatgtgaacTAATGAATGTAGGTATATCATATAAGTTTTtatcatcattaattaaaactaaattaatcgtgccgtttaaaaatgtgtaatcattaatattcacTAATTACAtagttattaatcaaattaaacaataatactaattaatattaaaggattTATCAAATTGAGAAATATtgcaattatacaatttggtttgcttaaatttattctgaTATTCGAAGAATATCTTTCTTTACATATACAGTGATGTATATaaacaaagataaaatattatctataatGTAATAATCCTTTATTAATTGAGATTAAAGTGCAAAATACGCATTAAATTGTGGGAAAATTATTATCGAATTTActtttatgattataataagcaaatttaatttttgttaattgggttcaaatttcgaaatttatttttttcttactttAATCCCGTGTCGTTTTATGACGCAACAATCAAGAcctttattaatatcattagcaaattaaaactatagtactggaaaattttgtaaattgttcgatttaatcagttttttaatggaattttaattgccacttagttttttttttaaataataatataatggcAATTGAAGTAAATGTTACATTGTacgttttttaaacattttaaaattgactttCGTATACAAATACAATTCTTACAATAGTCAGAATTGCTATTATtaaatccatttaaatttatgattatcaTTCAATTCTTAATCGATGTCAAACTTCAATATTTGTTCAGTGCACTAATTATgtcattaatgaaattatttttatgtctcaCAATCAAATACATgaaataatctattaaattgataataaaacaagtgcaaacattttaaaataatgtttaacagaaaaaaaaatgtcattcTAGTTTTTCGAATTGTACACGTgggtattttgtaaataaaatattcaaataatgtttttcatCGAAGGTTGAAAATAcgattttgaattttacaattttcaaactCTTTAAAACTGAAtgcaaatcataaaaatatacaatattaataattttaagaaaattgcaTGATTCAGgtctcaatatttttgttctatttttatagacatttttaaaaatatgattaaattgaaagtatatatatatatatatatatatatatatatatatatatatatatatatatatatatatatatatatatatatatatatatatatatgatttagtctttaattgaataatttttcaaatagaaTAGATTTTGTATACACACTTGAGTAGAAAGAATCTGATTTATTGTTGAGAATATTCAGAatcacacaattttttaatgttaaattgaaattgtatatGATTTTGcctttaattgtataatttcgaaatataataatattttattttgtatattttaagcgCACTTGAGAATCTCATTCTCATTTATTGTTGAATgttcagaatatttaaaatcgctcaaatcttttttataaagattaaattaaaattgtatatgatTTAAcctttaattgtataattttcaaaaatattgtaaattgaaGTTCACAATTTATAGAATcgcacaaataatttattatctaataattaaatagaaataaattatatatggtTCAAcctttaattgtataattttcaaataattgaaaaatgttttttttgtatattttaagctCTCTTGAGTAAGAagagtttatttttgaaaatacaaaatttttaaaattctttaaatttaaatattactattatctaatgattaaactgaaattatatataattttgacttgTAATTGTatcttataaattgaatagtgtttcattttgtaaataaattcataaaaatatttatatagcaatttaaaagtaaactaataattagaagataataatttgtatagttTTAGCAAACGTTTCCGAGTAAGAATAACCAATTGTTGTTGTGTACTATTGTACGTTcagaattttatgtaaaaaccgCAGTTAACGTCATTGAACTagtaattttttcacaaatcGCATATTTGTGCACATCAAGCCGACGCATAATAAACACGGCGTTAATCCAGAAGTGAAGTGAAACGCCAAGAACCGACCGTGACTAAGACattgagatttatttattcgctTTGTTTTATCACTGTTACAATCGTTATTATGTGTATTGGAcgcatgaattaattaaattgttcaacCATTTTCTGTTTCTAGGTGCACGAGTTCCAATTCGTGCATGTGAAGAGGAAATagatttcaattaatacaaCATTTGTTATATCGTTATTATGTATATTGGAcgcatgaattaatttattgagattgagatttatttattcgctTTGTTTTATCACTGTTACAATAGTTATTATGTGTGGAcgcatgaattaattaaattgttcaacCATTTTCTGTTTCTAGGTGACGAAAACGAGCTGCACGAGTTCCAATTCGTGCATGTGGAGAGGAAATAGATCTCAATTAATACAACATTTGCATCGCAAGATGATGAGTTTCCACACGGCGtggcataaaaaaataataatttatctgaTCGTATGCAATTCGAATGATAATTAGCAGCAACTCGAAAAGAATTTTGATTAGTTCGCCTCGCTTAGAGGCTCTGTGTACGTGCTGAACCGAAAGTCAGTGTGAAATTTtcgaaaatcaaaaaatatactcACTCGTTCGCGAATTGAATTTGTAGTGGCTCTTCATGGTGACGGCAATCCGTTCTTGGGTTGGGTGCTACGAAAAACTGATCAGTGTCACGTAAATGTTCTTCTCATTAATTTGCAGAAATACACCGTTGACATGTTAAATGGATTAGTACCGCAGGTTCCCGgcgtttttaaatatagtaaacGTTTACATGTTTCTTTCGAGTGGGGAGCGCGACAGATAATTGACGTCCGCGAGGTTAATTTTCAAGAACCATTAATCTCTCCCCACCGTCCCATCgacttatttactttattgacGCAATGTTTTGGGTACCCTTTCCTTACGTTCCTTTCGGAATTTTCTCTGTTCcattgtcaaatttatttttgcagaTAACTTCTatggaattttttattgtttactatCGCAACATTCATCAATGACAAATTGTAATACTCTTTACAAGtgcaaatctaataaatttttgtctgTATTCAATTATATCCCATGTATGTGTATATTcggagttttattattaattttttctaagttCATGTATAAGTTTCTTATTATGAATCTTTGACAATAGTACAAGCAAAATTATTGCAGTTTTCATGAAATATATGACGATATTTATTGTCGTAAAGTTTTTTCCAAATCCTAACACAGCAcattaaaattggtaaataaagtaatttctgAGTTGTTCATTTAAAAGGACAATAACAAATCAACTTTGACACTTCTAAAATAGTGTTTTTAtttcgtaattataattatgcgCATATTAAGACATCTTTAATGAGTTtggtaaatgttttttttttttgagaagtCGTCATCattaaattgacaataaacaattagtataaatataactcatttatatttaatatgaaaatttcggCTATATTAAAGTGATATTTATTAAGGAATGTTCGATAATATGGTTATGACATAAAtgcaatatttcaaaacattgattaattttggtttACACATAAACGATCTACTAAATATAGACTAACATTACTATTAAGATTTATGTGCGTTTACAAAGAAATACCTAACTTTATATTAGTTACAACATACAGCAGTAGTGTCCATAATTAttgcaacttattaaaatatattaaaaatgtgaggATACCAGTACCtataacatttattgatttttttgttattgttgcaactggtcaatttaattttattctttaaaaaaatgcttacttttttatttttcattggacaaaattatagcaactttgtACATTACGGTCTTTCAGAACAGGAGAAAAAAAGAGCCTGTTAAGAGTTTAcggctaaataatttaatcatttctcGAAAGTGGTTAAGTGATAGCTACGAAAAGAAATGTCTCAGTTAAAAAAAAGATAACTGCACAATtggaatgtcaaaaaacaatccaatcttatcgtcaacctggaggaaatgggatTGGCTGAAATTAGTTGAAAGACTGGggttaaagtaaatttagcCTCAGAAAAGAAGAACCctacaaaaaaatgtgaaaacctaattttgacttgcttaggatcacattTACTGgatcataaatttatagtgATTATGTTAAAGATCGTATAGGAACAAAACTacactaaaatttttttatacccaTAATAAAACATGGTGGGGGTACAATTACAGTAGGGGGATGCTTTAATTCTTCTGGTCTAGGCCCTCTcagactgatttatgtataGCAATatatttgcttccatatattgaagaaataatgCTCTCTCAACTCAACAAAACGATTGTAAACACAAATGGTTAAAAgaccaatgttttgttttgctcGTCCCAATCTGCAGACCCTATAGAGAACATGGGGAATTATtcgatttacatatttaagtgAAACCATTACAGCAATTTAAGAAACTTGAAGACTTGTCGTATATtcgcaagagttatggttaaaatatttaacatactaaaaatttactcAACTAATGACCACTAtcgtacatatttttaaacaatttgcagattaatagtaaaaatttatatatgcaATTCATGCtgcaaaagttttttttaattgtacttacattacaatcatttacattacaaaattaatcatttgattgaaaattgatttgaacaataaaattggttGTACCTTGTACATTTGCAACATAATATCGAAACTTGCACTTAAGTGAATATCGTCAATAGATTTTTCtggaattatacaattattgaaCAAATTCTTACACGCTTTGTATTTTAaagtgtaataattaataccatATTGaactatttgattaattacttTCGTCTAGTCTTTAGTtgcataaaaatgataaattatgtatacaaTGTCAAACGTAAATTTGGTCAcagtcaaaatatttatatttgatatatcccaaaattatgataacccttgaaattaatgttttttaaacattgatCCCTTTCGTGATACTTATTTTTGcataaacaatgaaatttttctTGGAACAAAcgggaaaaaattaaactgtaataaaagTTGTAAACACGTAATTCAATTAAGTTAAAGACGTTAACGTcctaagaaaaatattgacgGTTCTTGGTTACTACGTCCTTAGTATTTCAATTACGTTATCAGGTactaactataattaaatatattttttgtgttattcAACCTTCATTATTTGTGGTATTCATGActccattgaaaaattttatatatttgttttttatttttatcctttCGCCcacttctaaaaatagttCGTTGTTGTTgtggaattattttttttatttgttatgtttACGTTAATACCTGTGGTTTCAGAAAAGAGGATTTACGCAAATTGTGTTGTGTTTATGTGAATATtcggtaattattatttttttctagttGCTTGACAATAAGGTTCTTTTAATGCTGTGTTTGAATGAAGTTTATATATGCAATAACATCTTTATTCACttcattaataatgttaacatGCCGCATTACGTGCACAATTATTAAGgcgacaataaaatattgtaacagtCTagactaaaattaaactatagattcattaatgttttgtagcaaatttaaaaatatgtgatatgaatgtttcaaaataaatgttcaaaacAATGCTTTCGTACTTTGTGACGAATCCATTGTTGATTTTATCacgtaaaaattgataaaatgtttcatattGAAATTCTTCCTTCAGTAACCTTGAAAATATTGACGCGCATTGTTTCTGCTTGCGAATGATGCACGCTTAGAAATTTGACGTAGTTAGCTAATTACTAGCGCCACAGTGTATGTTATCAATAGTTCactataataagaaaaattttgagtagccagttcaaaatatatatgtaaacgtcacaaattgttattataataatttttataattgtttgcaAAAATGATGATATTGATCaattaaactatattaaaacttatacatattattttttttcaaacatatttgacatgaattataaaagttacttTTTGAACGTCCCTCGTATTTCAAATGTGTGATTAAaccttatacaatttatagttTAGTTTTCTACATCTAGTACAATAGTTTTGTTATAGATGACGCCACCTGCTAAATATTGAAATCACTCAACAGGTACACAAAAACATAACCTTAACAAAtaaggttaatattttaaatatatttaaaactattttacagaattttataatgaataataatgaattgtttatGAACGACACATTCGACAATTTCACATTTGTTGAAACCGAACAATTGTTATCGAAAAAAGAAAGTGAGAAAGCACAAAATAACACACAAGATATTTTGTTGGATGATTCATGTTTTTTAACCC
Encoded here:
- the LOC109599695 gene encoding lysosome membrane protein 2 encodes the protein MKSHYKFNSRTSVIWLTLLGVLLLGCSWFTFVHNPLHMIMKKTLKLKQGNIFFKLWSNPPYEVLIKVHIFNVTNSEQFLSGEDPKLNFTEVGPYYYKEILTNENATFHSDGTITFYPRRKIVLDRVRSVGDPLVDRIVSPNIPLLGIQAFLNDASIFTNFGFSSLVATLGSPSFLNITIDEYLWGYEDRLVELANEFIPSWIDFDKFGILDRLLSVDNGNTVKISTFPELDPHPHEFLSEEDKMRPYHIVEWNGSPGLRHWGWVDPVDNETVPDNKPCQLIAGAFEGTILPSFMPENTTIKIFRNAFCRPVPLVYSGRGKSNQGFDAYNFRISSDFLATPEENPENACYCVKGRCLPKGLGHLSPCYYGIPITMSPPHFLNSDPMLLEQVNGLKPDVELHDSIAQVHPILGVPLEGHLRLQINLDVGQTRLNSRTRPFNGLHVPLFWLELTTGEFPDIVYQIINWTCHILPVVQLVIVYMLGILGVSLISTAALVVLFYSTQQKINSRVSLRSEYCAIPTVLTMNSDCFKGTR